In Gemmobacter sp. 24YEA27, a genomic segment contains:
- a CDS encoding glyoxalase superfamily protein: MEHRVSAIPGLEEAKTQAKALRSELARQGQEISHSAALELVAKAHGFHDWNTLHARAGNRPQPPVRLGDITAGRYLGQDFLAEVIGVTALSEGRYEVELQLDQAVDVVTFDSFSNFRSRIRKVVDASGRSFDRTSDGAPHLVLRAP; encoded by the coding sequence ATGGAACACAGAGTTTCTGCAATACCAGGCCTCGAAGAGGCAAAGACGCAGGCGAAAGCCCTGCGCAGTGAACTGGCCCGCCAGGGTCAGGAGATCAGCCATTCCGCCGCGCTGGAACTGGTGGCAAAGGCGCATGGCTTTCACGACTGGAACACGCTTCATGCAAGGGCCGGCAACCGGCCACAGCCGCCGGTGCGACTGGGAGACATCACTGCCGGGCGCTATCTGGGTCAGGATTTCCTCGCCGAGGTGATCGGGGTCACGGCGCTGTCCGAGGGCCGTTATGAGGTCGAGTTGCAGCTGGATCAGGCGGTCGATGTGGTGACATTCGACAGTTTCTCGAATTTCCGCAGCCGGATCCGCAAAGTGGTCGATGCCTCGGGGCGATCATTTGACCGCACCTCAGACGGAGCGCCGCATCTGGTCCTGCGCGCGCCTTAA
- a CDS encoding branched-chain amino acid aminotransferase — protein sequence MAAYDDRDGWIWMDGKLVPWREANVHVLTHALHYASSVFEGERCYNGKIFKGVEHSMRLRKSAELLDMEIPYSVQEIEAAKYEMLKANGWTDAYVRAIAFRGAGDEMGVSAVGNPVRLVIAGWEWGAYYGDAKMKGAKLDISKWRRPDPATIPSAAKAAGLYMICTMSKHAAQAKGCSDALMMDYRGYVAEATGANIFFVKDGEVHTPLPDCFLNGITRQTVIGLLKEKGLTVHERHIMPTELADFEQCWLTGTAAEVTPVGEIGGFKFEVGAIARDIAETYERHVRA from the coding sequence ATGGCGGCATATGACGATCGTGATGGCTGGATCTGGATGGACGGAAAGCTCGTCCCCTGGCGTGAGGCGAATGTCCACGTCCTGACCCATGCGCTCCATTACGCATCCTCGGTTTTCGAGGGCGAGCGTTGCTATAATGGCAAGATTTTCAAAGGTGTCGAGCATTCGATGCGGCTGCGCAAATCGGCGGAACTCCTCGATATGGAGATCCCGTATTCGGTGCAGGAAATCGAGGCCGCCAAATACGAAATGCTGAAGGCGAATGGCTGGACCGATGCCTATGTGCGCGCGATTGCCTTCCGGGGCGCGGGCGATGAGATGGGTGTCTCGGCTGTCGGCAACCCGGTGCGCCTGGTGATCGCGGGCTGGGAGTGGGGTGCCTATTACGGCGACGCCAAGATGAAGGGCGCGAAGCTCGACATCTCGAAATGGCGCCGCCCGGATCCGGCGACGATCCCCTCCGCCGCCAAGGCCGCAGGTCTTTACATGATCTGCACGATGTCGAAACACGCAGCCCAGGCCAAGGGCTGCTCGGACGCGCTGATGATGGATTACCGCGGCTATGTCGCCGAGGCGACCGGCGCGAATATCTTCTTCGTCAAAGATGGCGAAGTGCATACGCCGCTGCCCGATTGCTTCCTGAATGGCATCACCCGCCAGACGGTGATCGGTCTGCTGAAGGAAAAGGGCCTCACCGTGCATGAGCGCCATATCATGCCGACCGAGCTTGCCGATTTCGAACAATGCTGGCTGACCGGCACCGCCGCCGAGGTCACCCCGGTCGGTGAGATTGGCGGCTTTAAATTCGAAGTCGGTGCTATCGCCCGCGACATCGCGGAAACCTATGAGCGCCACGTCCGCGCGTAA
- a CDS encoding phosphotransferase has product MARTNMALEDELAVIRQMVEAALPLWPVPAGAEVSLLNIAENLTWLVEAGVFRAVLRVHRPGYHTRTGICQELDWSQALARDAGIDTPAVIAGVNGALVQEAQVPGFAPGQPGGRYMVMFEFAPGRQPGPDDDLVAPFRSLGAIAARTHIHARGWQSAQPLERLVWDEAAVFGEGATWGDWRAGPNVTPEIREVLEEAEQIVCQRLAAWGKGQARYGLIHGDMRLTNLLIDGARTVLIDFDDSGLGWYLYDFAAAVSFMEDHPQVPALRAAWVEGYRDIAPLSEEEEREIDTFVMLRRMALLAWIGSHIEAPEPQAMAPHFAAGTARLGRAWLARLARG; this is encoded by the coding sequence TTGGCCAGGACCAATATGGCGCTGGAAGACGAGCTGGCGGTGATCCGCCAGATGGTGGAAGCGGCTTTGCCGCTCTGGCCGGTGCCGGCTGGAGCGGAAGTGAGCCTCCTGAACATCGCTGAAAACCTGACCTGGCTGGTGGAGGCGGGGGTGTTTCGTGCGGTGCTGCGGGTTCATCGGCCAGGCTATCACACGCGGACCGGCATATGCCAGGAACTGGACTGGAGCCAGGCGCTGGCGCGCGACGCCGGGATAGATACGCCCGCAGTGATCGCCGGGGTGAATGGCGCACTGGTGCAGGAGGCGCAGGTGCCGGGATTTGCGCCGGGCCAGCCGGGCGGGCGCTACATGGTGATGTTCGAATTCGCGCCGGGCCGACAGCCGGGGCCGGATGATGATCTGGTGGCGCCGTTTCGCAGCCTCGGGGCGATTGCGGCCAGAACCCATATCCATGCGCGGGGCTGGCAATCGGCGCAACCGCTGGAGCGGCTGGTCTGGGATGAGGCAGCGGTGTTCGGCGAGGGCGCCACCTGGGGAGACTGGCGCGCAGGCCCGAATGTCACGCCTGAGATCCGAGAAGTGCTGGAGGAGGCAGAGCAGATTGTCTGCCAGCGGCTGGCGGCCTGGGGCAAGGGGCAGGCGCGCTATGGGCTGATCCATGGCGATATGCGGCTGACCAATCTGCTGATCGACGGGGCACGTACCGTGTTGATTGATTTCGACGATTCCGGGCTTGGCTGGTATCTTTACGACTTTGCGGCGGCGGTGAGCTTTATGGAGGATCACCCGCAGGTTCCGGCTTTGCGCGCGGCCTGGGTGGAGGGGTATCGCGACATCGCGCCCTTGTCGGAAGAGGAGGAGCGCGAGATCGACACATTTGTCATGCTCAGGCGGATGGCGCTTCTGGCCTGGATCGGCAGTCATATCGAAGCGCCGGAGCCCCAGGCTATGGCGCCGCATTTCGCCGCAGGAACCGCACGATTGGGTCGGGCCTGGCTGGCGCGGCTTGCGCGCGGGTGA
- a CDS encoding organic hydroperoxide resistance protein — MSVDVKYKTSAKATGGGRNGVAGLENGQLTVTMASPKELGGSGLGHNPEELFATGYAACYLGAMRFAAGSEKLGTVPDTATVKAEVGIGPRSDGGFGLKVTLTVSLPGLERDVAEKIVERGHFICPYSNATRGNIEVETVLA; from the coding sequence ATGTCTGTCGACGTGAAATACAAGACTTCGGCCAAAGCCACGGGCGGCGGCCGCAACGGGGTGGCAGGGCTCGAGAACGGCCAGCTCACCGTCACCATGGCCAGCCCGAAAGAACTGGGCGGATCGGGTCTCGGGCATAATCCCGAAGAGCTGTTCGCCACCGGCTATGCCGCCTGCTATCTGGGTGCGATGCGCTTTGCAGCCGGGTCCGAAAAGCTGGGAACGGTGCCGGATACGGCAACCGTGAAGGCAGAGGTCGGGATTGGCCCGCGTTCGGACGGGGGATTTGGCCTGAAGGTGACGCTGACGGTCAGCCTGCCGGGCCTGGAGCGCGACGTGGCCGAAAAGATCGTCGAGCGCGGGCATTTCATCTGCCCCTATTCCAATGCGACCCGGGGCAATATCGAGGTCGAAACCGTTCTGGCCTGA
- a CDS encoding tRNA-binding protein: protein MTDQISYDDFAKVDIRVGRIIEAEPFPETRKPAFKLRIDFGPEIGVKRSSAQITRHYTLEGLIGRQVLAVVNFPPRQIGPVRSEVLVLGVPDEAGEVVLLTPGHEVPLAGKMF from the coding sequence ATGACAGATCAGATCAGCTATGACGACTTTGCGAAGGTGGATATCCGGGTGGGCCGGATCATCGAGGCCGAGCCCTTCCCCGAGACGCGCAAACCCGCTTTCAAACTGCGCATCGATTTCGGGCCTGAGATTGGGGTGAAACGGTCCTCCGCCCAGATCACCAGACACTACACGCTTGAGGGGCTTATTGGTCGCCAGGTGCTGGCGGTGGTGAATTTCCCGCCGCGCCAGATCGGGCCGGTGCGCTCTGAAGTGCTGGTGCTGGGCGTGCCGGATGAGGCGGGAGAGGTGGTGCTACTGACCCCCGGCCATGAGGTTCCGCTGGCCGGGAAAATGTTCTGA
- the mtgA gene encoding monofunctional biosynthetic peptidoglycan transglycosylase, translated as MSDEIVEQPEEKKPVVRKPRKKPAAGATGAKSTRRRGAFAQLRRWALRAVLGVVGFFLVLIILFSFLPPPINIYQMQEKWRLGAIDRQWVSWDEIAPVMGRAAVAAEDANFCNHWGFDMTAIRDAINSGSNRGASTITQQVAKNVFLWHDRSYARKAAEAALTPVIELFWSKERILEVYLNVAEFDEGVFGVQAAARHYFGVDAKNLSALQAARLAAVLPDPKRRSASKPSAFVRKRTASIISGADTIRADGRAGCFQ; from the coding sequence ATGTCGGACGAGATCGTTGAGCAGCCCGAGGAAAAGAAGCCGGTGGTCCGAAAACCACGGAAAAAACCCGCGGCAGGCGCGACGGGCGCTAAAAGCACGCGGCGGCGCGGGGCGTTTGCGCAGCTCCGGCGTTGGGCGCTGCGGGCGGTTCTTGGCGTCGTGGGCTTCTTCCTTGTGCTGATCATTCTGTTCAGCTTCCTGCCGCCGCCGATCAATATCTATCAGATGCAGGAAAAATGGCGGCTTGGCGCGATTGACCGGCAATGGGTGTCCTGGGACGAGATCGCGCCGGTGATGGGCCGTGCGGCCGTGGCGGCAGAAGATGCGAATTTCTGCAACCACTGGGGCTTTGACATGACCGCGATCCGGGACGCGATCAATTCGGGATCGAACCGGGGTGCATCCACCATCACGCAGCAGGTGGCGAAGAATGTCTTCCTCTGGCATGACCGCTCATACGCCCGCAAAGCCGCCGAAGCCGCGCTCACCCCGGTGATCGAGCTTTTCTGGTCGAAAGAGCGCATCCTCGAAGTCTATCTGAACGTGGCCGAATTCGACGAGGGCGTGTTCGGGGTCCAGGCGGCGGCGCGGCATTATTTCGGGGTCGATGCGAAAAACCTGTCAGCCTTGCAGGCGGCACGGCTGGCAGCGGTGCTGCCGGATCCGAAACGCCGCTCGGCCTCGAAACCCTCGGCTTTTGTGCGCAAAAGGACCGCCTCGATCATATCAGGCGCCGATACGATCCGCGCCGATGGCCGCGCCGGCTGTTTTCAGTAG
- a CDS encoding heavy metal translocating P-type ATPase: MQETNRREWQVGGMDCASCTVKVTKAVEKLPGVGDVRVALMSERLSATLSEGGASPEEVEAVVRRLGYEISAGKGGPTTARRDHADHDHDHGGAGEDPGHGAPDHGAPGHVHSHDDPADRGKAWYATAKGRLVIFTGILLALAWIFELLTSAEYGYWAFLAACVIGVAPVAKRAFEALRMGQPFTIESLMTIAVIGALFIGAAEEAALVVFLFAVGEVLEGVAANKARDGIRALANLVPKTALLEEGGTTREVPVSALAIGQTVLVRPGDRIPADGTILEGSSGIDESPVTGESIPVSKGPEDAVFAGSINTEAVLRISVSREASDNTIARIIRLVEEAEEARAPTERFIDRFSRLYMPAIVGLSALVILIPPLVGGGHWDTWIYRGLALLLIGCPCALVISVPASIASSLSAGAKKGLLLKGGAVIEAAATVRRIAFDKTGTLTHGKPVVTDLVPAPGATEAELLAVAGAVETGSSHPLARAVLDRIAAAGITALPAREARAIIGKGVEAMVATPGGEVRAWVSSPHHAHATGGIDAALSTRAGTLESEGKTVVAVYDETRALGLIAMRDEPRSDAADAMRQLRAMGIGATILTGDNPRTAAAIAGGLGMEFRAQMMPEDKLAVIREMGAEGGVMMIGDGINDAPALKQAGVGVAMGSGTDVALETADAAILRDRVSDVPALIRLSRATMANIRQNITLALGLKAVFLVTSVLGITGLWIAILADTGATVLVTLNALRLLAYDPGREG, translated from the coding sequence ATGCAAGAGACGAACAGACGTGAATGGCAGGTGGGGGGCATGGATTGTGCCTCCTGCACGGTGAAGGTGACGAAGGCGGTTGAAAAGCTGCCCGGCGTTGGCGATGTCCGCGTCGCGCTGATGAGCGAGCGGCTTTCGGCAACGCTGAGCGAGGGTGGTGCCAGCCCCGAAGAGGTCGAAGCGGTTGTGCGCCGCCTTGGCTATGAGATCAGCGCCGGCAAGGGTGGCCCGACGACGGCGCGGCGTGATCACGCGGATCATGACCACGATCACGGCGGGGCGGGAGAAGACCCCGGTCATGGCGCTCCAGATCATGGCGCCCCGGGACATGTTCATTCGCATGACGATCCGGCAGATCGCGGCAAGGCCTGGTATGCGACGGCCAAAGGGCGGCTGGTGATCTTCACCGGCATCCTGCTGGCGCTGGCCTGGATTTTCGAACTGCTGACCAGTGCCGAATATGGCTATTGGGCCTTCCTCGCCGCCTGTGTGATCGGCGTCGCCCCGGTCGCGAAACGCGCTTTCGAAGCCTTGCGGATGGGTCAGCCCTTCACGATTGAAAGCCTGATGACCATTGCCGTCATCGGCGCGCTTTTCATCGGCGCGGCGGAAGAGGCGGCGCTGGTTGTCTTCCTCTTCGCGGTGGGCGAGGTGCTTGAAGGCGTTGCGGCCAACAAGGCGCGTGACGGCATCCGCGCGCTGGCGAACCTCGTGCCGAAAACCGCCTTGCTGGAAGAGGGCGGCACGACGCGGGAGGTCCCGGTCTCGGCGCTTGCCATCGGGCAGACGGTCCTCGTGCGCCCCGGCGACCGCATCCCGGCAGATGGCACGATCCTTGAAGGGTCCAGCGGCATTGATGAAAGCCCTGTCACCGGCGAGAGCATCCCCGTCAGCAAAGGCCCCGAAGATGCGGTTTTCGCAGGCTCGATCAATACCGAAGCCGTGCTGCGCATCTCCGTCAGCCGCGAGGCCTCGGACAATACCATCGCCCGCATCATCCGCCTTGTCGAAGAGGCGGAAGAGGCACGCGCCCCGACCGAACGCTTCATCGACCGCTTCTCGCGGCTTTACATGCCGGCCATTGTCGGGCTGTCTGCACTGGTGATCCTGATACCACCGCTTGTGGGCGGCGGCCACTGGGACACCTGGATCTATCGTGGTCTTGCGCTGTTGCTGATCGGTTGCCCCTGCGCGCTGGTGATCTCCGTGCCGGCCTCCATCGCCTCGTCGCTCTCTGCTGGCGCGAAAAAGGGGCTGCTGCTGAAAGGCGGTGCCGTGATCGAAGCTGCAGCCACCGTGCGCCGCATCGCCTTTGACAAGACCGGTACGCTGACGCATGGCAAGCCCGTCGTGACCGATCTGGTGCCGGCGCCGGGGGCGACCGAGGCCGAACTTCTCGCGGTTGCAGGCGCCGTCGAGACCGGCTCGTCCCACCCGCTGGCCCGCGCGGTGCTGGATCGCATAGCGGCCGCGGGCATCACCGCCCTGCCCGCACGTGAAGCCCGGGCGATCATCGGCAAGGGCGTCGAGGCGATGGTCGCAACGCCCGGGGGCGAGGTCAGGGCCTGGGTCTCATCCCCGCACCACGCGCATGCAACCGGCGGCATCGACGCCGCCCTGAGCACCCGCGCCGGCACGCTGGAATCCGAAGGCAAGACCGTGGTTGCGGTCTATGACGAGACGCGGGCCCTCGGCCTGATCGCCATGCGCGACGAGCCCCGCAGCGACGCTGCTGATGCGATGCGGCAATTGCGGGCGATGGGGATCGGCGCGACCATCCTCACCGGCGACAATCCCCGCACCGCTGCCGCCATCGCTGGTGGCCTCGGGATGGAGTTCCGCGCCCAGATGATGCCCGAAGACAAGCTTGCGGTGATCCGCGAGATGGGGGCGGAAGGCGGCGTCATGATGATCGGCGACGGCATCAATGACGCACCGGCGCTGAAACAGGCAGGCGTGGGCGTCGCTATGGGCTCGGGCACCGATGTGGCTCTGGAGACGGCGGATGCCGCGATCCTGCGCGACCGGGTCTCGGATGTGCCGGCGCTGATCCGGCTGTCGCGCGCGACCATGGCGAATATCCGGCAGAACATCACGCTGGCCCTGGGGCTGAAGGCGGTGTTTCTGGTGACTTCAGTGCTGGGGATCACCGGGCTCTGGATCGCCATCCTCGCCGATACCGGCGCAACTGTGCTGGTGACGCTGAACGCGCTGCGGCTCCTGGCCTATGATCCGGGGCGCGAGGGCTGA
- the queG gene encoding tRNA epoxyqueuosine(34) reductase QueG, translated as MKSNNPLPLKERLREQALAEGFSKMGICAPDAVPGTAARLREFLEAGRHGSMGWMAEREHWRGAPGALWPEARSVIMLAEVYTPEEDPRAVLEQRDRAAISVYAQGKDYHDLVKRRLKRLGRWLLDQTAGEEIKVFVDTAPVMEKPLAEAAGLGWQGKHTNLLSRDLGNWFFLGSIFTTLDLPKDAAEVSHCGSCRACLSACPTDAFPAPYQLDARRCISYLTIEHKGPVDEDLRARMGNRIYGCDDCLAACPWNKFAQQAKEIGYQPKVGAPELAELATLDDAGFRARFAGSPIKRIGRDRFIRNVLYAIGNSADAGLASAAGALCADPDPVVADAARWALSRLTNSGPGR; from the coding sequence ATGAAAAGCAACAATCCCCTCCCTTTGAAGGAGCGGCTGCGGGAGCAGGCGCTGGCAGAGGGATTCTCGAAAATGGGGATCTGCGCGCCGGATGCGGTGCCGGGAACGGCGGCGCGGCTGAGGGAATTTCTGGAAGCCGGGCGACATGGGTCCATGGGCTGGATGGCAGAGCGCGAGCACTGGCGGGGCGCGCCCGGGGCGCTCTGGCCGGAAGCGCGATCGGTGATCATGCTGGCGGAGGTCTATACGCCTGAAGAAGATCCGCGCGCGGTGCTGGAACAGCGCGACCGGGCGGCAATCTCGGTCTATGCCCAGGGCAAGGATTACCATGATCTGGTCAAGCGGCGGCTGAAACGGCTGGGGCGCTGGCTGCTGGACCAAACGGCGGGCGAGGAGATCAAGGTTTTCGTCGATACCGCGCCGGTGATGGAGAAGCCACTGGCCGAGGCGGCGGGTCTGGGCTGGCAAGGGAAACATACGAACCTCCTCAGCCGCGATCTGGGGAACTGGTTCTTTCTCGGCTCGATCTTCACCACGCTTGATCTGCCGAAAGATGCCGCAGAGGTCTCGCATTGCGGCTCCTGCCGGGCCTGTCTGTCCGCCTGCCCTACCGATGCCTTTCCCGCGCCCTATCAGCTGGATGCGCGGCGCTGCATTTCCTATCTGACCATCGAGCATAAGGGTCCGGTGGACGAAGACTTGCGCGCCCGGATGGGCAACCGGATCTATGGCTGCGATGATTGTCTTGCCGCCTGCCCCTGGAACAAATTCGCGCAGCAGGCCAAAGAGATCGGCTATCAGCCGAAGGTCGGGGCACCAGAACTCGCCGAGCTTGCGACGCTGGATGATGCCGGATTTCGCGCGCGCTTTGCCGGCAGCCCGATCAAGCGGATCGGCCGCGACCGTTTCATCCGCAACGTGCTTTACGCCATCGGCAATTCGGCAGACGCTGGCCTCGCCAGCGCCGCCGGGGCGCTGTGTGCGGACCCGGATCCGGTCGTTGCCGATGCGGCGAGATGGGCCCTGAGCCGGCTGACCAATTCCGGGCCCGGCCGCTGA
- the trpS gene encoding tryptophan--tRNA ligase codes for MSSQDTQGQGGSNPGFTPRIFSGIQPSGGMTLGNYLGALKRFAEKQDEGIETIYCVVDLHAITVWQDPEKLRHQTREITAAYLASGIDPARSIIFNQSQVTGHAELAWIFNCVARIGWMYRMTQFKDKTAGKNAENSSLGLLAYPSLMAADILLYHATGVPVGEDQKQHLELTRDIAAKFNHDYGVNFFPITEPLIEGSATRVMSLRDGTKKMSKSDPSDASRINLTDDADTIAKKIRKATTDPNPLPETVEGLKDRPEAKNLVNIYAALAGVSAEAVIREFAGAQFGTFKPRLADLAVAKLSPITEAMNRYMQDPAGIDRILGEGADRADAIASPILARTKEIVGMIGSRGR; via the coding sequence ATGTCCTCGCAAGACACCCAGGGTCAGGGCGGCTCCAATCCAGGGTTCACGCCGCGGATCTTTTCCGGCATCCAGCCCTCGGGCGGTATGACGCTGGGGAATTACCTCGGCGCGCTGAAGCGGTTTGCCGAAAAGCAGGATGAGGGGATCGAGACGATCTATTGCGTCGTCGATCTGCATGCGATCACCGTCTGGCAGGATCCCGAAAAGCTGCGCCACCAGACACGCGAGATCACGGCGGCCTATCTGGCCAGCGGCATCGACCCGGCGCGCTCGATCATCTTCAACCAGAGCCAAGTGACGGGACATGCCGAGCTGGCCTGGATCTTCAACTGCGTCGCCCGCATCGGCTGGATGTACCGGATGACGCAGTTCAAAGATAAAACGGCGGGCAAGAATGCCGAAAATTCCAGCCTCGGCCTCCTGGCCTATCCGTCCCTGATGGCGGCGGATATCCTGCTTTATCACGCGACCGGCGTGCCGGTGGGCGAAGATCAGAAACAGCATCTCGAGCTGACCCGCGACATTGCCGCGAAGTTCAACCATGACTATGGCGTCAACTTCTTCCCGATCACCGAACCGCTGATCGAAGGCTCGGCCACCCGCGTGATGTCTTTGCGCGACGGCACGAAAAAGATGTCGAAATCCGACCCGTCAGATGCCAGCCGCATCAATCTGACGGATGATGCGGATACGATCGCGAAGAAGATCCGCAAGGCGACCACCGATCCGAACCCGCTGCCCGAGACAGTTGAGGGGCTGAAGGACCGGCCCGAGGCGAAGAACCTCGTGAATATCTACGCGGCCCTGGCCGGGGTCAGCGCCGAAGCGGTGATCCGGGAATTCGCCGGCGCGCAATTTGGCACCTTTAAGCCGCGCCTCGCCGATCTGGCGGTGGCAAAGCTTTCGCCGATCACCGAGGCGATGAACCGCTATATGCAGGACCCGGCCGGGATCGACCGCATCCTTGGCGAAGGCGCTGACCGCGCCGATGCCATTGCCAGCCCGATCCTTGCCAGGACGAAAGAGATTGTCGGCATGATTGGCTCGCGCGGCAGGTGA
- a CDS encoding glutathione S-transferase family protein → MNRLYHVPLSPFCRKVRLTLAEKKIEVELVEERYWEQGQDFLRRNPAGKVPILRLNGRLLSESQAICEYIDETVLVPPLVPRDPELRYEMRRLCTWFDDKFHHEVTSKLLYERVNKKLTKEGYPDSKNVKSGSSKIKYHLDYMAWLLDRRSWLAGDVMTLADLTAAAHLSSLDYISDVDWHRHEVVKDWYAKIKSRPSFRTLLADQVPGFPPPRQYTDLDF, encoded by the coding sequence ATGAACCGTCTTTATCACGTCCCCCTTTCCCCCTTTTGTCGCAAGGTGCGGCTGACCTTGGCCGAGAAGAAAATCGAGGTCGAGCTGGTCGAGGAACGCTACTGGGAACAGGGCCAGGATTTCCTGCGGCGCAATCCGGCGGGGAAAGTGCCGATTCTGCGGCTGAACGGGCGACTTCTGAGCGAAAGCCAGGCGATTTGCGAATATATCGACGAGACGGTTCTGGTGCCGCCGCTGGTGCCGAGGGATCCCGAACTGCGCTATGAGATGCGCAGGCTCTGTACCTGGTTTGACGACAAGTTCCATCACGAAGTGACGTCCAAGCTGCTTTACGAGCGGGTGAACAAGAAGCTGACGAAAGAGGGCTATCCGGATTCGAAGAATGTGAAATCCGGGTCGAGCAAGATCAAGTATCACCTTGATTATATGGCCTGGCTGCTGGACCGGCGGTCCTGGCTGGCCGGAGATGTGATGACGCTGGCGGATCTGACGGCGGCGGCGCATCTGTCGAGCCTTGATTATATCTCGGATGTCGACTGGCACCGGCATGAGGTGGTCAAGGACTGGTACGCCAAGATCAAGTCGCGCCCGTCCTTCCGGACGCTGCTGGCGGATCAGGTGCCGGGTTTCCCGCCGCCCCGGCAATATACCGATCTGGATTTCTGA
- a CDS encoding MBL fold metallo-hydrolase, with protein sequence MIPRPEVTGFYEARTGSVQYVVADPATKACVIIDPVLDYDEKSGATATIEADRLLAFVAERGYRLDQILDTHPHADHFSAADYLKRQTGAPIAIGAKVTKVQALWNGFYNRDLAADGSQWDRLYDEGDTFMVGEIPARVMFSPGHTMASVSYVIGDAAFIHDTIFMPDTGTARADFPGGSARVLWHSIQEILALPDATRLFTGHDYRQGGREAAWESTVAEQRATNIHLSKYPGEAAFVAVREARDATLPMPKLILHALQVNTNAGRLPEREANGTRYLKIPLDLFKTVWE encoded by the coding sequence ATGATACCACGTCCTGAGGTCACCGGCTTTTACGAAGCCCGCACCGGATCGGTTCAATATGTGGTGGCAGACCCCGCCACAAAGGCCTGTGTCATCATCGACCCGGTGCTGGATTATGACGAGAAGTCGGGCGCGACCGCCACAATCGAGGCCGACCGCCTGCTGGCCTTTGTCGCAGAGCGGGGATACCGGCTTGACCAGATCCTCGACACCCATCCCCATGCCGACCATTTCTCGGCCGCGGATTACCTGAAACGACAGACCGGCGCGCCCATAGCGATCGGGGCGAAGGTGACAAAGGTTCAGGCGCTGTGGAACGGGTTTTACAACCGCGATCTGGCCGCAGACGGATCGCAATGGGACAGGCTCTATGACGAGGGCGACACATTCATGGTCGGGGAAATCCCAGCCAGGGTGATGTTCTCGCCTGGTCACACCATGGCGTCAGTCAGCTATGTGATCGGCGATGCGGCTTTCATCCATGACACGATTTTCATGCCCGATACCGGCACGGCGCGGGCCGATTTCCCCGGCGGCAGCGCCAGGGTTCTGTGGCATTCGATCCAGGAGATCCTGGCACTTCCCGATGCGACACGGCTTTTCACCGGCCATGATTACCGCCAGGGCGGGCGCGAGGCGGCCTGGGAATCCACCGTCGCTGAACAGCGGGCAACGAATATCCATCTCTCGAAATACCCTGGCGAGGCCGCTTTCGTCGCGGTCCGCGAGGCGCGCGATGCGACCCTGCCGATGCCGAAACTGATCCTGCATGCGCTTCAGGTGAACACCAATGCAGGCCGTCTGCCGGAGCGTGAGGCCAATGGCACGCGCTATCTGAAAATACCGCTCGATCTGTTCAAAACCGTCTGGGAGTGA
- the proC gene encoding pyrroline-5-carboxylate reductase yields MSADIKIEHGLLLLGCGKMGSALLKGWLDFGVPASNVWVTEPHPSDWLKATGVHLNKGVPDRAEIAILAVKPQMMGAALPGLMALGNGETLFISIAAGTTIATLEQVLGSRTPIVRVMPNTPAMVGRGISGLVGNAYASAAQIAQSRLLMQAVGEVVELETEAQIDAVTAVSGSGPAYVFHLIEALAAAGEAEGLSPGVAMKLARATVTGSGELAYRSEDSAEQLRINVTSPGGTTAAALAVLMEPETGFPALLKRAVKAAADRGRELGK; encoded by the coding sequence ATGTCAGCTGATATCAAAATCGAACACGGGCTTTTGCTGCTTGGCTGCGGCAAAATGGGGTCGGCGCTGTTGAAGGGCTGGCTGGATTTCGGCGTACCTGCCAGCAATGTCTGGGTGACCGAGCCGCATCCCTCGGACTGGCTGAAAGCGACCGGAGTGCATCTGAACAAAGGCGTGCCGGATCGCGCGGAAATCGCCATACTCGCTGTGAAGCCGCAGATGATGGGTGCCGCGCTGCCAGGGCTGATGGCGCTTGGGAATGGCGAAACGCTGTTCATCTCAATCGCCGCCGGGACCACAATTGCCACGCTGGAACAGGTACTTGGGTCGAGGACACCGATCGTCCGGGTAATGCCGAATACCCCCGCAATGGTCGGGCGTGGCATTTCGGGCCTTGTCGGCAATGCCTATGCCTCTGCCGCGCAGATCGCGCAATCACGGCTGTTGATGCAGGCCGTGGGCGAGGTGGTCGAGCTGGAGACCGAGGCCCAGATCGATGCGGTGACGGCCGTTTCCGGCTCTGGCCCGGCCTATGTCTTCCATCTGATCGAAGCGCTGGCTGCCGCCGGTGAAGCCGAGGGCCTTTCCCCCGGGGTCGCGATGAAACTGGCGCGGGCGACCGTCACCGGCTCGGGCGAGCTGGCCTATCGGTCGGAAGACAGCGCCGAACAGCTGCGGATCAATGTAACCTCGCCCGGCGGCACCACCGCCGCCGCCCTTGCGGTGTTGATGGAACCGGAAACCGGCTTCCCGGCGCTTTTGAAACGGGCGGTGAAAGCAGCGGCGGACCGGGGCCGGGAATTGGGCAAGTGA